In one Alphaproteobacteria bacterium genomic region, the following are encoded:
- a CDS encoding tyrosine-protein phosphatase — protein MNRPLPPPAGAPPLSAPARLAARVVGRLFNWHWIEPGLARAAQTYGWQTPLLLRHHAIRCLVNLRGDNTGSPWYDNERRSAEGLGVTYVDVSLSSKRLPAREHLLQALDAVVQAPRPTLIKCSGGADRTGFVAGLYLLDRHGLGAMAQARRQLAYWPYLHIPKPRQRWIRAFLDFIVADTNGKPLRDWLASDYTAERFEAFLVARGQHRYWKRN, from the coding sequence ATGAACCGGCCGTTGCCGCCGCCGGCCGGCGCCCCGCCGCTGTCCGCCCCGGCCCGCCTCGCCGCGCGGGTGGTGGGCCGGCTGTTCAACTGGCACTGGATCGAGCCCGGCCTGGCCCGGGCGGCGCAGACCTATGGCTGGCAGACGCCGCTGCTGCTGCGCCACCATGCCATCCGCTGCCTGGTCAACCTGCGCGGCGACAACACCGGTTCGCCCTGGTACGACAACGAGCGCCGCTCGGCCGAGGGGCTCGGCGTGACCTATGTCGACGTCTCGCTGAGCTCCAAGCGGCTGCCGGCGCGCGAGCACCTGCTGCAGGCGCTGGACGCGGTGGTGCAGGCGCCGCGGCCGACCCTGATCAAATGCTCCGGCGGCGCCGACCGCACCGGCTTCGTCGCCGGGCTCTACCTGCTCGACAGGCACGGCCTGGGGGCGATGGCGCAGGCGCGCCGCCAGCTGGCCTACTGGCCCTATCTGCACATTCCGAAGCCGCGGCAGCGCTGGATCCGCGCCTTCCTGGACTTCATCGTCGCCGACACGAACGGAAAGCCGCTGCGCGACTGGCTGGCGAGCGACTACACCGCCGAACGGTTCGAGGCCTTCCTGGTCGCGCGCGGCCAGCACCGTTACTGGAAGCGCAACTGA
- a CDS encoding acyloxyacyl hydrolase, which yields MRFVLPAVLAALAALAAGRASAQDPAFLTLGGGYYDVVRAENQAADFRIEYRSDYELWIAKPWAGIEATSDGAVYIAGGLLTDIYFGNRIVVTPQAGLGYYMNGDGFDLGYPLEFRTGVEIGYRFDNRSRLALGFSHISNADLGERNPGTEIVTLTYSIPIGRLFGNEE from the coding sequence GTGCGATTCGTTCTACCGGCCGTGCTCGCGGCCCTCGCGGCATTGGCGGCCGGCCGGGCCAGCGCCCAGGACCCTGCCTTCCTCACCCTCGGCGGCGGCTACTACGACGTCGTCCGCGCCGAGAACCAGGCGGCCGACTTCCGCATCGAATACCGGTCCGACTACGAGCTGTGGATCGCCAAGCCCTGGGCCGGCATCGAGGCAACCAGCGACGGCGCGGTCTACATCGCCGGCGGGCTGCTGACCGACATCTATTTCGGCAACCGGATCGTGGTGACGCCGCAGGCCGGCCTCGGCTACTACATGAACGGCGACGGCTTCGACCTGGGCTATCCGCTGGAGTTCCGCACCGGCGTCGAGATCGGCTATCGCTTCGACAACCGGTCGCGCCTCGCGCTCGGGTTCAGCCACATCTCCAATGCCGACCTGGGCGAGCGCAACCCCGGCACCGAGATCGTCACCCTGACCTACTCCATCCCGATCGGTCGCCTGTTCGGCAACGAGGAATAA
- a CDS encoding glutamate synthase-related protein, giving the protein MVTIDLARTPIREANARIRAAGAAGEDVEVLNPDARHHIGVGLTHPITVRVRGSAGYFCAGLTDGPRFVIDNNAGWAVGDNMYTGSVVVGGNAGAIPGVAIRGAEIVVKGNMGSRAGQVMKAGTLCCVGNANFMAGYMMYGGRIIILGDSGERVGEDMSAGEIYVAGRVQELGSDARLTDISEDDKDSVRAFLDKYEIKFGGELHKIVNAGTKLRYATSETPVRSIPFFTFSGTSDYWNKKVQEDVYIKSQIGRYRVRGYGGARPVPHFGDLAFKADLSRLDTVADPVAQVAMATEIGGLNGAKPLKLSMPLMIAPMSYGALSRSAKQAIAIASGLSGIAENTGEGGMSDAQRDAAKQLIFQMLGGRLGWNIHDMNRADGLEIYISQGAKPGFGGQLMAKKVTPELARIRGIPAGIDLRSPSRHPDILGADDLVIKIEELREATGYRLPVSVKLGAGRVRDDIKIAAKDGFDFVELDGMQGSTGAGGAEVMEHVGVPTLAAITEAIRALNEIGRRQDIEIVLMGGVRDGVDVVKALCLGADAAAMGTAAIIAGGCIACMQCHVGQCVTGIATQDPEHEGRYKPALQAQHIHSFLESVRWQIAAVTLALGYDTTKALRRDDLVALTPEAARMTGLPYEPSYRERAAALASLVA; this is encoded by the coding sequence GTGGTCACGATAGATCTTGCCCGCACCCCGATCCGCGAGGCCAACGCGCGCATCCGCGCCGCCGGTGCCGCCGGCGAAGACGTGGAAGTGCTGAACCCGGACGCGCGGCACCATATCGGCGTCGGCCTGACCCACCCGATCACCGTGCGTGTGCGCGGCTCGGCCGGCTATTTCTGCGCCGGGCTGACCGACGGGCCGCGCTTTGTCATCGACAACAACGCCGGCTGGGCGGTCGGCGACAACATGTACACCGGCTCGGTGGTCGTCGGCGGCAATGCCGGCGCCATCCCCGGCGTCGCCATCCGCGGCGCCGAGATCGTGGTCAAGGGCAACATGGGCTCGCGCGCCGGCCAGGTGATGAAGGCGGGCACGCTGTGCTGCGTCGGCAACGCCAACTTCATGGCCGGCTACATGATGTACGGCGGCCGCATCATCATCCTGGGCGACAGCGGCGAGCGCGTCGGCGAGGACATGTCCGCCGGCGAGATCTACGTTGCCGGCCGGGTGCAAGAGCTCGGCTCCGACGCCAGGCTGACCGACATCTCCGAGGACGACAAGGATTCGGTCCGCGCCTTTCTCGACAAGTACGAGATCAAGTTCGGCGGCGAGCTGCACAAGATCGTCAACGCCGGCACCAAGCTGCGCTACGCCACGTCCGAGACGCCGGTGCGCTCGATCCCGTTCTTCACCTTCTCCGGCACCTCCGACTACTGGAACAAGAAGGTGCAGGAGGACGTCTACATCAAGTCGCAGATCGGCCGTTACCGGGTGCGCGGCTATGGCGGCGCCCGGCCGGTACCGCATTTCGGCGACCTGGCGTTCAAGGCCGACCTGTCGCGGCTCGACACCGTGGCCGATCCGGTCGCGCAGGTGGCGATGGCAACCGAGATCGGCGGCCTCAACGGCGCCAAGCCGCTGAAGCTGTCGATGCCGCTGATGATCGCGCCGATGAGCTACGGCGCGCTCAGCCGCTCGGCCAAGCAGGCGATCGCGATCGCGTCCGGCCTGTCCGGCATCGCCGAGAACACCGGCGAGGGCGGCATGTCCGACGCCCAGCGCGATGCGGCCAAGCAGCTGATCTTCCAGATGCTGGGCGGCCGGCTGGGCTGGAACATCCACGACATGAATCGGGCCGACGGGCTGGAGATCTACATCTCGCAGGGCGCCAAGCCGGGCTTCGGCGGCCAGCTGATGGCGAAGAAGGTGACGCCGGAACTGGCGCGCATCCGCGGCATCCCGGCCGGCATCGACCTGCGCTCGCCGTCGCGCCACCCGGACATCCTCGGCGCCGACGACCTGGTCATCAAGATCGAGGAGCTGCGCGAGGCCACCGGCTATCGCCTGCCGGTCAGCGTCAAGCTGGGCGCCGGGCGCGTGCGCGACGACATCAAGATCGCCGCCAAGGACGGCTTCGACTTCGTCGAACTGGACGGCATGCAGGGCTCGACCGGCGCCGGCGGCGCCGAGGTGATGGAGCATGTCGGCGTGCCGACGCTGGCCGCGATCACCGAGGCGATCCGCGCGCTGAACGAGATCGGCCGGCGCCAGGACATCGAGATCGTGCTGATGGGCGGCGTGCGCGACGGGGTCGACGTGGTCAAGGCGCTGTGCCTGGGCGCCGACGCGGCCGCGATGGGCACGGCGGCGATCATCGCCGGCGGCTGCATCGCCTGCATGCAATGCCATGTCGGCCAGTGCGTCACCGGCATCGCCACCCAGGATCCGGAGCACGAGGGCCGCTACAAGCCGGCGCTGCAGGCACAGCACATCCACAGCTTCCTGGAAAGCGTGCGCTGGCAGATCGCGGCCGTCACCCTGGCGCTCGGCTACGACACCACCAAGGCGCTCCGCCGCGACGACCTGGTCGCGCTGACGCCGGAGGCGGCCAGGATGACCGGGCTGCCCTACGAGCCATCCTATCGCGAGCGCGCCGCGGCGCTTGCCAGCCTGGTGGCGTGA
- a CDS encoding glycosyltransferase yields MRILHVISSLARELGGPSQACVGMAEAVASLGHDVRICTSRWDGAGRLVDATSGVPQDRNGVTYFYYDTPPVQVRGFSPAMVRALPGLIRDVDLVHLHSLYLAHSWATGDGCHRLGVPYIIRPHGTLDPYIWRRKRWRKRIVETIFQDRVNRNAAAFHFTTQEEMELAAPYIPGRPGFVAPLGVDLDRFADLPPTGRFRRRHPELGDRPIMLFYGRLNFKKGLDVLIPAFAEAVRRGYDLALVIAGPDHGMAAKAREWVEQHGIADRCVFTGMLDGEHAIEALTDAELFILPSFSENFGISVVEAMACGLPVLISDRVNIWREVVADGAGLVGPPEIPAFADMIDEAMANPERRLAMSAAARLSVGRRFTWDRIGARLESVYADIVAGRPFEPLMEGLEPLAIEAVA; encoded by the coding sequence ATGAGAATCCTCCACGTCATCTCGTCGCTGGCAAGAGAGCTTGGCGGACCGAGCCAGGCTTGCGTCGGGATGGCGGAAGCGGTGGCCTCGCTGGGCCACGACGTGCGCATCTGCACGTCGCGCTGGGACGGCGCGGGACGGCTGGTCGACGCCACCAGCGGCGTGCCGCAGGACCGCAACGGGGTGACCTATTTCTACTACGATACGCCGCCGGTGCAGGTGCGCGGCTTCTCGCCCGCGATGGTCCGCGCCCTGCCGGGCCTGATCCGCGATGTCGACCTGGTCCATCTGCATTCGCTCTACCTGGCGCACAGTTGGGCGACCGGGGACGGCTGCCACAGGCTTGGCGTCCCCTACATCATTCGTCCGCACGGCACGCTCGACCCCTATATCTGGCGGCGCAAGCGCTGGCGTAAGCGGATCGTAGAGACAATCTTTCAAGATCGCGTGAATCGCAACGCTGCGGCCTTCCACTTCACCACCCAGGAGGAGATGGAGCTGGCCGCGCCTTACATCCCGGGCCGCCCCGGTTTCGTCGCCCCGCTCGGCGTCGACCTCGACCGCTTCGCCGATCTGCCGCCGACGGGGCGGTTCCGCCGCCGCCATCCAGAGCTTGGCGACCGACCGATCATGCTGTTCTACGGTCGGCTCAACTTCAAGAAGGGCCTCGACGTACTGATCCCGGCCTTCGCCGAGGCGGTGCGCCGCGGGTACGACCTCGCCCTGGTCATCGCCGGCCCGGACCACGGCATGGCGGCGAAGGCACGCGAGTGGGTGGAGCAGCATGGCATCGCCGATCGTTGCGTGTTCACAGGGATGCTCGACGGAGAGCATGCCATTGAGGCGCTCACCGACGCGGAATTGTTCATTCTGCCGAGCTTTTCGGAGAATTTCGGCATTTCGGTGGTCGAGGCGATGGCCTGCGGCCTGCCGGTGCTGATCTCCGACCGCGTCAATATCTGGCGCGAGGTCGTCGCCGACGGCGCCGGCCTGGTCGGCCCGCCCGAGATCCCTGCCTTCGCCGACATGATCGACGAGGCGATGGCGAACCCGGAGCGGCGCTTGGCGATGAGCGCGGCGGCGCGTCTGTCGGTCGGCCGGCGGTTCACCTGGGACCGGATCGGCGCGCGGCTCGAAAGCGTCTACGCCGACATCGTCGCCGGCCGGCCGTTCGAGCCGCTGATGGAGGGGCTGGAGCCGCTCGCGATCGAGGCGGTCGCCTGA
- a CDS encoding DUF1801 domain-containing protein → MSDLKTRPTGADVDAFLAGVAPARRRDDALLLLALMRRATGLAPAMWGPGIVGFGRYHYRYASGREGDWFLTGFAPRKQNLVVYIMSGFAPFADLLAQLGRHRTGSSCLYLNGLAAVDLAVLERMVAESVAAMRERYPAA, encoded by the coding sequence GTGAGCGACCTGAAGACCCGTCCGACCGGCGCCGATGTCGACGCTTTCCTTGCCGGCGTCGCACCGGCGCGCCGGCGCGACGATGCCTTGCTGCTGCTCGCACTCATGCGCCGCGCCACCGGGCTTGCGCCGGCGATGTGGGGGCCGGGTATCGTCGGCTTCGGCCGCTATCACTACCGCTACGCCAGCGGCCGCGAGGGCGACTGGTTCTTGACGGGTTTCGCCCCGCGCAAGCAAAATCTGGTGGTCTACATCATGTCGGGATTCGCGCCATTCGCCGACCTGCTTGCGCAACTGGGCAGGCACCGGACCGGCAGCAGCTGCCTCTATCTGAATGGCCTCGCCGCCGTCGACCTTGCGGTGCTCGAGCGCATGGTCGCCGAATCGGTGGCCGCGATGCGCGAACGCTATCCCGCTGCCTGA
- a CDS encoding class II glutamine amidotransferase yields MCGIAGILLKHDRTGRSTGHALIDMLDGCQHRGPDSTGYALYGDSHPSEIKLRFFIGDGDEARENVERIKAKLGEYQATIVEDEVVGNNYRAVVRVTGDLQRFSYDMEHAAKVISLGESLEIVKDVGGAHDVDERYNIDGFGGTHGLGHVRLATESDVKPEASHPFWATGFADVAIVHNGQITNYWKMRRRLERRGFQFTTDNDSELIAVYLADKMAQGISLQDALKTSIDDLDGTFSFLVSTKDEIGYAKDRLAAKPMIIYEDDDLIAVASEEVSLNRLFPGRALDTREPPPGSYATWSR; encoded by the coding sequence ATGTGTGGAATCGCCGGAATCCTGCTGAAACACGACCGCACCGGCCGTTCGACCGGCCATGCGCTGATCGACATGCTGGACGGCTGCCAGCATCGCGGGCCGGACAGCACCGGCTATGCGCTGTACGGCGACAGCCATCCCAGCGAGATCAAGCTGCGCTTCTTCATCGGCGACGGCGACGAGGCGCGCGAGAATGTCGAGCGGATCAAGGCGAAGCTGGGCGAGTATCAGGCGACGATCGTCGAGGACGAGGTGGTCGGCAACAACTACCGCGCCGTGGTGCGGGTGACCGGCGACCTGCAGCGTTTCTCCTACGACATGGAGCACGCCGCCAAGGTGATCTCGCTGGGCGAGAGCCTCGAGATCGTCAAGGACGTCGGCGGCGCGCACGACGTCGACGAGCGCTATAACATCGACGGCTTCGGCGGCACCCATGGCCTGGGCCATGTGCGGCTGGCGACCGAGTCAGACGTCAAGCCGGAGGCGTCGCACCCGTTCTGGGCCACCGGCTTCGCCGACGTCGCCATCGTGCACAACGGCCAGATCACCAACTACTGGAAGATGCGCAGGCGGCTGGAACGCCGCGGCTTCCAGTTCACCACCGACAACGACAGCGAGCTGATCGCGGTCTACCTCGCCGACAAGATGGCGCAGGGCATATCGCTGCAGGACGCCTTGAAGACCTCGATCGACGACCTCGACGGCACCTTCTCGTTCCTGGTCTCGACCAAGGACGAGATCGGCTATGCCAAGGACCGGCTGGCCGCCAAGCCGATGATCATCTACGAGGACGACGACCTGATCGCGGTCGCCTCGGAGGAGGTCTCGCTGAACCGGCTGTTCCCCGGCCGGGCGCTCGACACCCGCGAACCACCGCCCGGGAGCTACGCCACGTGGTCACGATAG
- a CDS encoding FAD-dependent oxidoreductase has product MSIHRDAHGALGGNLLSELPDDTGDMHFAPAPCQVACPVGTDAPSYIAYIWEGRVAEAFEAITATNPFSSICGRVCDAPCEPACRRTASDGPLQIRNLKRFIMDRAGHDFDPASVPVTRTETVGIVGAGPAGLTAASELCSAGFKVDVYEMTDRPGGMMVWGIPAFRLPQGIIEQDLARLQKRCPGLTIHLNTALGHGVTLEQLKQRHDAVLLTIGSWWGKRMGVPGDDDAAVVDGVEFLRRVNAGERPAMPETVVVIGGGDVAMDACRAALRLPGCKSVKVVYRRGADEIPARRIELEGAVKEGIEFVYNTRQTAVRRDGDDLILACVRTAPGAADRDGRHRPVDIAGSEHEIRCGLVIAAIGQYAASDELDARGLMAGDRVRARFDGMATDDPQVFAAGDGAFGGSTIVMAMSHGQRAAYYIKAYLDGDASPAPYRTPYRTRRVAVAQDLKWELLGVHHPDFHGVGARPAEFPEIESTYGWEEAKAEAARCYRCDAETGSADYSVRNREDIFAMARLAGEDHRGQASMLRRRLAPRENPFPEHRPGALDDLVFLPANLSRLVIDPYREACRVSTDLGDGRMTLSNPFFVTGFDDAPPGVRRGVGDGLRAADCGYVGIRPLGDGIPWLQLVKPGQLPPSADAAGLIHVAGHGFAPPSDARRLHDDQLLGLAVSTREALEKAIPFALDAGFDLLLLDATHALGAPWAELTGGFDLGMIRDAIAILRRLNREEEIDLVYFGGVRSGTDAAKIIALGGKAVVLGAPAALAVGGEITESHGMRFAPDLKDEERARGLANIIKASIAEASMMARCTGKTNLQNLEPEDLRALTLATAAATGIGLAGTR; this is encoded by the coding sequence ATGAGCATCCATCGCGACGCCCACGGCGCCCTGGGCGGAAACCTGCTGTCGGAACTGCCGGACGACACCGGCGACATGCATTTCGCGCCGGCGCCGTGCCAGGTCGCCTGTCCGGTCGGCACCGACGCCCCGTCCTACATCGCCTATATCTGGGAAGGCCGCGTCGCCGAGGCGTTCGAGGCGATCACCGCCACCAACCCGTTCAGCTCGATCTGCGGCCGGGTCTGCGATGCGCCCTGCGAGCCGGCCTGCCGGCGCACCGCCAGCGACGGGCCGCTGCAGATCCGCAATCTCAAGCGGTTCATCATGGACCGCGCCGGCCACGACTTCGACCCCGCCTCGGTGCCGGTGACCCGCACCGAGACGGTCGGCATTGTCGGCGCCGGCCCGGCCGGCCTGACCGCCGCCAGCGAGCTGTGCTCCGCCGGCTTCAAGGTCGACGTCTACGAGATGACCGACCGGCCGGGCGGCATGATGGTCTGGGGCATCCCGGCCTTCCGCCTGCCGCAGGGGATCATCGAGCAGGATCTCGCGCGGTTGCAGAAGCGCTGCCCGGGCCTGACCATCCACCTCAACACCGCGCTCGGCCACGGCGTGACCCTGGAGCAGCTGAAGCAGCGCCACGATGCCGTGCTGCTGACCATCGGCTCGTGGTGGGGCAAGCGGATGGGCGTGCCGGGCGACGACGACGCCGCGGTGGTCGACGGCGTCGAGTTCCTGCGCCGGGTCAATGCCGGAGAGCGGCCGGCGATGCCGGAGACCGTCGTGGTCATCGGCGGCGGCGACGTGGCGATGGATGCCTGCCGCGCCGCGCTGCGCCTGCCCGGCTGCAAGTCGGTGAAGGTGGTCTACCGCCGCGGCGCCGACGAGATCCCGGCGCGCAGGATCGAGCTCGAGGGCGCGGTCAAGGAAGGCATCGAGTTCGTCTACAACACGCGCCAGACCGCCGTGCGCCGCGACGGCGACGACCTGATCCTCGCCTGCGTCAGGACCGCGCCCGGCGCGGCGGACCGCGATGGCCGCCACCGGCCGGTCGACATCGCCGGCTCCGAGCACGAGATCCGCTGCGGCCTGGTCATCGCTGCCATCGGCCAGTATGCCGCCAGCGACGAACTCGACGCCCGCGGCCTGATGGCCGGCGATCGGGTCCGCGCCCGCTTCGACGGCATGGCGACCGACGACCCACAGGTGTTCGCCGCGGGCGACGGCGCCTTCGGCGGCTCTACCATCGTCATGGCGATGAGCCACGGGCAGCGCGCCGCCTACTACATCAAGGCCTATCTCGACGGCGACGCCAGCCCGGCGCCCTATCGCACGCCCTATCGGACGCGTCGGGTCGCGGTCGCGCAGGACCTGAAGTGGGAGCTGCTGGGCGTCCATCACCCCGACTTCCACGGTGTCGGTGCCCGGCCCGCCGAGTTCCCGGAGATCGAGTCGACCTATGGCTGGGAAGAGGCCAAGGCGGAAGCGGCGCGCTGCTATCGCTGCGACGCCGAGACCGGCTCGGCCGACTATTCCGTGCGCAACCGCGAGGACATCTTTGCGATGGCGCGGCTGGCCGGCGAGGACCACCGGGGCCAGGCATCGATGCTGCGCCGGCGCCTGGCACCGCGCGAGAACCCGTTCCCCGAGCATCGGCCCGGCGCGCTCGACGACCTGGTGTTCCTGCCGGCCAACCTGTCGCGGCTGGTGATCGATCCCTATCGCGAGGCCTGCCGGGTATCCACCGACCTCGGCGACGGCCGCATGACGCTGTCGAACCCGTTCTTCGTGACCGGATTCGACGACGCGCCCCCCGGCGTGCGCCGCGGCGTCGGCGACGGTCTGCGCGCCGCCGACTGCGGCTATGTCGGCATACGGCCGCTCGGCGACGGCATTCCCTGGCTGCAGCTGGTCAAGCCGGGCCAGCTTCCGCCCAGCGCCGATGCCGCCGGGCTGATCCATGTCGCCGGCCACGGCTTCGCGCCGCCGTCCGATGCGCGCAGACTGCACGACGACCAGTTGCTCGGCCTCGCCGTGTCGACCCGCGAGGCGCTGGAAAAGGCGATTCCCTTCGCGCTCGACGCCGGCTTCGACCTGCTGCTTCTCGACGCCACCCATGCGCTCGGCGCGCCGTGGGCCGAACTGACCGGCGGCTTCGATCTCGGCATGATCCGCGACGCCATCGCCATCCTGCGCCGGCTGAACCGCGAGGAGGAGATCGATCTGGTGTATTTCGGCGGCGTGCGCTCCGGCACCGACGCGGCCAAGATCATCGCGCTGGGCGGCAAGGCGGTCGTGCTCGGTGCGCCCGCGGCGCTGGCCGTCGGCGGCGAGATCACCGAGAGCCACGGCATGCGCTTCGCGCCCGACCTCAAGGACGAGGAGCGGGCGCGCGGGCTGGCCAACATCATCAAGGCCAGCATCGCCGAGGCCTCGATGATGGCGCGCTGCACCGGCAAGACCAATCTGCAGAACCTGGAGCCGGAGGACCTGCGCGCGCTGACGCTGGCCACCGCCGCCGCCACCGGAATCGGCCTCGCCGGCACGCGCTGA